Below is a genomic region from Henckelia pumila isolate YLH828 chromosome 3, ASM3356847v2, whole genome shotgun sequence.
TCTTTtggttggtttttttttttttggtccatGGATTCGGACGATTCCGAACTACCATCATCGAAATGTTGCAATTGCGGATGCAGTTGCCCAAACATGAATCTTGCAGGGGGGTATATGAGATCTGTGAAACGAAAAATTGACGAACTTAAGGAAGAGAACGTGTTCACCATCCCTGGTTTTGTTGTTCCTCAGAATGCCCGTATAGGTATCGATAATGAATGTATGGCACTGCGCGAAACAGTCAGCAATCAGCAACAGACCATTCAGGATCTCATTGTTGAGTTAGAGGAGGAGCGAAACGCCTCATCTTCTGCTACCAGTGAGGCCATGTCTATGATTCTGAAGTTGCAAAGGGATAAGGCGGATATCCAGATGGAAGCAAGGCAGTTTAAGAGGTTTGCAGAGGAGAAAATGGCTCATGATCAGGAGGAGATGTTGGCATTAGATGATTTGTTGTATAAGAGAGAGCAGGTCATTCAGTCGCTTACATGTGAAGTGAATGCCTATAAGCACAGGATGATGAGTTATGGGATCGTTGGTGCTGACGATGAGAGTATGAGCCAAAACACTGGCTTGATCGAGAACATTGAGGGCCAATTTGAGTTTCCTCCTTATGAGATTTTTTACCCTCCTCTCAAGTGCAAATTGAATGAGTCCCAAGTTTATCCTGATGGCAATGATGAAGCTGTTGATTTTGAGAAATATGCATTTGGAGAAACTCCACGATCTAGGGATCAGTTGGAGGATTTAGAATATCGCATCAATCAATTGGAGAAAAGTCCAAGGACCA
It encodes:
- the LOC140887879 gene encoding myosin-binding protein 7-like, with product MDSDDSELPSSKCCNCGCSCPNMNLAGGYMRSVKRKIDELKEENVFTIPGFVVPQNARIGIDNECMALRETVSNQQQTIQDLIVELEEERNASSSATSEAMSMILKLQRDKADIQMEARQFKRFAEEKMAHDQEEMLALDDLLYKREQVIQSLTCEVNAYKHRMMSYGIVGADDESMSQNTGLIENIEGQFEFPPYEIFYPPLKCKLNESQVYPDGNDEAVDFEKYAFGETPRSRDQLEDLEYRINQLEKSPRTIQPDGECIEEIDVLEKVMNDHSLREAESIRKFSADCSSSMSKEMGQDLAPDSPKSGCSFKKMEFLSVDGNLNLRKMDDASEVGDAMSDRVYTIDSVHQGVSLEGVVHHGAATGICSSDFLATSRESPNHSDGRDLEIQKLYARLHALEADRESMRQAIVSIGTEKAQLVLLKEIAQNLCKEMSPEGRMPVRKHPVNRNFSFLSIFKWLVSFIFWRRKTHRCKYSFGLSVNNAGLLMLLDRSPRVGQWRSISSR